In Canis lupus familiaris isolate Mischka breed German Shepherd chromosome 24, alternate assembly UU_Cfam_GSD_1.0, whole genome shotgun sequence, a single genomic region encodes these proteins:
- the LOC119877507 gene encoding collagen alpha-1(III) chain-like translates to MHTRPRSARVWERRNVTGRATPSPDPGAPLLNHPEHRPRVARVHGAAGRLTAVGLGASGPAGSPPRGGGGRRLHGNGHPTTGVTPRTRPPGHRGGPTPASSPGSPFGDRPRSPEAPKATRCWWRRERDRPWILARGQGVQGQGRKESAVKTLRAQATDPSPKELRVNRGILVPQPPPVCTGRAAGSRRATPDRCNRSDAVPRWPSSSGTGGVRTERRHGDRRPGRAGRDLRGDFQPRLLGRPRTHTPLPPPRNTGAAVIGPQGKRHSSRGVTPGQRQPPEARPRAQLRPLGSVEGSGLADGGPGSHEEHCFHAVLCGSDGPSAGDTGATLPRLLPATASGHGEVPHFRRPLCGRSDPKLQPWAPSCGWASGLGAPTSSPSPASLGSPPRPDLAWPPYLPLRHFLSRGRPRPPAAEPCAQVAPAHPALHTHNLQQGRTPGSRHVTRCEHLRRPRPHLPHGPPQKARAPAADGGSAQGAVGAAGQGQPPGGGYEPLGGRRGQHTFRGQRWPLKTAPRSGGGRPPSLSVPGSGKCWPGTPGAPASAAGHVCAASLGPATLLQELTRAGVRRPLCERRPPASRPRPGTCRCQSPEPPAWPAQLPPADKNPAAAEAPEPRACFRTAPVPARPGDRGVEGTAPGGPHESLAGPWGRRGPRQPQRGRRGRHFRGRGPAWGPGRWERAPGSAGTGTAGRARGTLGTRASARPPDGPGTADFWFLGSRGWGAGRGNFIILWVRGEKGEEVRSSARPPRRPCQSRASFRLVFTAVKLLIAHPGFARGVGQRGSLTGLSHKGDFRLSGSGRASQRRPPPPGSLRTLLPGRPPACRRGVASLWSRIPRWAGSGHTLG, encoded by the exons ATGCACACGAGACCACGAAGTGCGCGTGTCTGGGAGCGAAG GAACGTGACGGGCAGGGCCACCCCCAGCCCAGACCCTGGGGCCCCGCTGCTGAACCACCCCGAGCACCGGCCACGGGTCGCGCGCGTTCACGGGGCCGCAGGGAGGCTGACGGCTGTCGGCCTTGGTGCCTCAGGCCCCGCGGGGTCACCACCCAGGGGCGGTGGTGGAAGGAGGCTCCACGGGAACGGCCACCCCACCACGGGGGTCACTCCTCGCACCCGGCCTCCAGGGCACCGAGGGGGGCCGACACCTGCCTCAAGTCCAGGAAGCCCATTCGGCGATCGGCCCCGGTCCCCGGAGGCGCCAAAGGCCACAAGGTGCTGGTGGCGTCGGGAGCGTGACCGTCCCTGGATCCTGGCCCGTGGACAGGGCGTCCAGGGCCAG GGCAGGAAGGAGTCTGCTGTGAAGACGCTCAGGGCCCAGGCGACGGATCCAAGCCCGAAGGAGCTTCGGGTCAACCGCGGGATCTTGGTTCCCCAGCCTCCACCTGTCTGCACCGGCCGAGctgccgggtcccgccgtgcgacGCCCGACAG GTGCAACCGCTCGGATGCAGTCCCTCGGTGGCCCTCGTCCAGTGGGACCGGCGGCGTCCGTACAGAGCGGAGGCACGGGGACAGGCGTCCCGGGAGGGCCGGGAGAGATCTGCGGGGGGACTTCCAGCCGCGGCTCCTCGGACGGCCCCGCACTCACACGCCGCTCCCACCGCCCAGGAACACCGGGGCCGCGGTCATCGGGCCGCAGGGGAAGCGCCACTCATCCCGGGGCGTCACCCCGGGCCAACGTCAGCCGCCTGAGGCCCGGCCCCGGGCGCAGCTCCGGCCTCTGGGGTCCGTAGAGGGTTCAGGGCTCGCAGACGGCGGCCCGGGGAGCCACGAGGAGCACTGCTTCCACGCCGTCCTCTGCGGGTCCGACGGCCCCTCGGCGGGTGACACGGGGGCCACGCTACCCAGACTCCTCCCAGCGACAGCCAGCGGGCACGGGGAGGTGCCCCACTTCCGTCGTCCACTCTGCGGCCGCTCAGATCCGAAACTGCAGCCCTGGGCACCCTCCTGCGGCTGGGCCTCAGGTCTGGGGGCGCCAACTTCCAGCCCCTCCCCGGCCTCTCTCGGTTCCCCTCCTCGCCCCGACCTCGCCTGGCCTCCCTACCTGCCTCTGCGTCACTTCCTCTCTCgagggcgcccccgccccccggccgcggAGCCGTGCGCTCAGgtggcccctgcccaccccgcACTGCACACCCACAACTTGCAACAGGGGAGAACTCCGGGGTCTCGCCATGTCACCCGGTGCGAGCATCTGCGGAGGCCACGGCCCCACCTCCCACACGGGCCCCCCCAGAAGGCCCGAGCCCCAGCAGCCGACGGCGGGTCAGCACAAGGTGCCGTGGGGGCggctgggcaggggcagcccccGGGGGGGGGGTACGAGCCACTGGGGGGCCGCCGGGGGCAGCACACGTTCAGAGGGCAGCGCTGGCCTCTCAAGACGGCCCCGAGGTCCGGGGGCGGGCGGCCCCCCTCGCTGAGCGTGCCCGGGAGTGGGAAGTGCTGgcccgggactccaggagcgCCCGCCTCCGCAGCTGGACACGTCTGCGCCGCCAGCCTGGGCCCAGCGACTCTGCTGCAGGAGCTGACCCGGGCCGGCGTGCGGAGGCCGCTCTGCGAGCGGAGGCCCCCGGCCTCCCGGCCTCGCCCCGGCACCTGCAGGTGCCAGAGCCCTGAGCCTCCGGCCTGGCCAGCCCAGCTGCCGCCCGCGGACAAGAACCCAGCGGCCGCAGAAGCGCCAGAGCCGAGGGCGTGTTTCAGGACGGCTCCGGTGCCCGCGAGACCTGGAGACAGAGGCGTCGAGGGCACCGCCCCGGGGGGTCCACATGAGAGCctggcagggccctggggacgGCGGGGGCCCCGGCAACCACAACGGGGACGCAGAGGCCGGCACTTCAGGGGGCGAGGCCCCGCCTGGGGGCCTGGCAGGTGGGAGCGGGCCCCGGGGTCGGCGGGGACAGGCACGGCCGGGCGGGCTCGAGGGACACTGGGGACACGGGCCAGCGCCCGCCCACCTGACGGCCCCGGTACCGCGGACTTCTGGTTTCTCGGCTCCCGCGGCTGGGGAGCTGGTCGGGGGAATTTCATCATCTTGTGGGTTCGGGGAGAAAAAGGGGAAGAGGTCAGGTCTTCAGCTCGTCCTCCCAGACGCCCCTGCCAGAGCCGAGCCTCGTTCCGCCTGGTCTTCACGGCCGTCAAGCTCCTTATTGCTCATCCTGGTTTTGCGCGAGGCGTCGGGCAGCGCGGATCCCTCACGGGTCTCAGCCACAAAGGCGATTTCCGGCTGAGTGGGAGCGGGAGGGCAAGCCAGCGGCGGCCGccgcctccaggaagcctccgGACACTCCTCCCAGGACGGCCGCCAGCCTGTCGCCGTGGGGTCGCGAGCCTCTGGAGCCGCATCCCCCGCTGGGCAGGCTCGGGGCACACTCTCGGGTGA